The Vicinamibacterales bacterium genomic interval CTCGCCACGATCTGGAGCTCGCCGTTGTGGCTCCCGGTGCGGCCCTCGACGCGGACGAACTCTCCGGCGTCGAAGTCGCCCTTCAGCCGGTCGACACCGTCGAACACGCGCCCTGCCACCTGCCCAGTCGCGTCCTGCAGCACCAGCGCGAGGTACTCGCCGCCCTTCCCGACGCGGACGTCCTTGCGCGCGCACAGGTAGAAACCGAAGCCGGTCTGGTCGGCCTCGAGCTGGCGGACCGGCGGAAGGCGGCTGCTCACGCTGGAAGGGTACACCACGTGATTTCAGGCGGTGGCCGCCGGAGCGAACTGCTAAAGTACGCGCATGCGAACCTCCGTACGGGTGGGGGCGCTCGGCGTGGGGCTGGCGCTGATCGCGGGCACCGGACTGGTCGCCCGCCAGACCCCGGCCGCCCGGCCGCAGGCGGCGGCGGCGCAGCGCCAGCAGGTCCCCAAGGTCACGACGCCTCCGCTCATCACCACGGGGTATGCCGCGGCGAGACCGCTCGGGCTCACGCGGGCCGTGTACGACTTCGCGGCCCAGCATCCCGAGGTGCTGCGGTACGTCCCCTGCTACTGCGGCTGTGAGGCCGAGGGCCATTCTGACAACGAGTCCTGCTTCGTCCGCTCCCGTGACGCGAGGGGCAACGTGACGCAGTGGGACATGCACGGATTCGGTTGAGCCGTGTGCATCGATGTCGCGCGTGACGCGATGCAGCTGCACAATTCCGGCGCCGATCCGGGCTCCATCCGCGCCTCCATCGAGCGGAAGTGGACGCCGCACTATCCGACGAAGACGCCGACCCCTCCCGTCCCCGTCAAGAAGCAGTAGCACGGCGCCGTGGACTCCGTGATCGACGACCGCGCGGCAGCCTTCGCACGCCTGTTCGAGGCCGTGCACGAAGGGGTGTATATCGGCCGTCTCGGCTCGTCGTCGTCGTCCACGCTCGCCGCCAATCCTCATTTGAAGCTGGTGCTCGGCTTCCCGCCGGAGGCGATCGAGCGGGAGGTCCGGCCCTTCGACCCCGCCCGGTTCGTCGATCCGCAGGCACGCACCGCCTTTCTCGAGCGGCTCGCGGCCGCGGGCTCCGTCGCCGACTACCTCCTGCGCCTGCGTCGCGCCGATGGCACGCCCGTCTGGATCGAGGTGACGGCCACCGCCGATCCGCCCGGACCGTCCGGGGAGATGCGCGTGGAGGCGCTCGTCCGCGACGTCAGCGAGCGCAAGCAGCTCGAGAACCAGTCACGCGACCTCTACTACCAGCTGCTGCAGACCGAGAAGATGGCCGCGCTGGGCCAGACGATCTCCGGCGTGGCGCACGAGCTGAACAACCCGCTCGCGACCATCCTGTCGTGGGCCGAGCGCCTCGCGCAGCAGGTATCGGGCGACGATCCCATGCGGCGGGGGCTCGACGTCATCCTCGGTGAATCGGAGCGGGCGGCCCGCATCGTGCGCAACCTGCTGACCTTCGCTCGGAAGCGTCAGAGCACACGCGCCATGGTGGACATGAACGAGGTGATCCGCGAGACGCTGAGCCTGCGCGCGTACGAGCAGCGGATCACGAACATCTCGGTCATTCCGGCGCTGGCGGCCGGCCTGCCCCCCGTCTTCGCCGACGGCCACCAGGTGAAGCAGGTGCTGCTGAATCTGCTGATGAACGCCGAGCAGGCGATGCTCGGCGCAAACGGCCGCGGCACGATCGTGATCCGGACGTGGCATGACAGCGCGAAGCAGGTCGTCGTACTCGAGGTGAACGACGACGGACCCGGAGTGCCGGAGGACGTCCAGGGCAAGATCTTCGACCCCTTCTTCACCACCAAGGAGGTCGGGAAGGGGACGGGCCTCGGGCTGACCGTGGCCTACGCCATCGTGCAGGAACACGGCGGCCGCATCACGCTCAAGTCACGGAGCGGGGCTGGCGCCTCGTTTTTCGTCGAGTTCCCCGTGACGCCGGCGAAAGCGGCCGTTGCCAGGCGCCATGCCGCGCCGCCGACCGAACGGGACGTCTTCCGGGGCGCCCGAGTACTGGTGGTGGAGGACGAGGCGGCGCTGGCCAGCGCCGTCAATGACGCGTTCGTGGAGGCCGGCTTCGTCGTGGATCGCGCCGGCGACGGCGAGGAAGGCCTCGCGTGCGTCGCCGACCGCCACTACGACTTGATCGTGTGCGACCTGAAGATGCCGCGCGTGGACGGCATCCGGTTCTACCGGGCCATGACGGCGGCGACGCCGGCACTCGCGCGGCGCGTGATCTTCGTGACCGGCGACGTGGCCGGTACCGAGGCCGAGCGCTTCCTGGAAGAGAGCGGATGCCGGTGGCTCTCGAAGCCGTTCAGGCTCGCGGACTTGCTTCGCGCGGCGCGCGAGGCGCTCGCGTAGTCGATCACCACGCCTCGGCGCTCGGCCCGATCGTCGGTCCCGGTGGCGGCGAGCGTCTCCGCGGCTGGCAGGGCGGCGCGCGCCATGCGCGGACGGTGCTCGAACGCCACGACGGCCTGGCGGATCGCCTGGATGGACGTGACGGGCGTGGCGTCCGGTCCGAGCGCCTCGCGGAGGCGCCGCAGCGCCCGTGCGTGGAGCTGTGACACGCGCGACTCGTTCACGCCGAGCTCCGCGCCGATCTCCTTCATCGTCACCTCGCCGTAGTAGTAGAGCGCGATGACGCGGCGCTCGCGCGGCGGCAGCGAGCCGATGGCGTTGCGGACGCGGTCCTGGACTTCCTTGCGCTCGTAGGCGGCATCGGGGCGCTCGCTCTCCACGGGCACGAGGACCGCGGGCAGCTGCGACTCGTCGACGTTCTCGGCGCACGAGAGCGGCGAGGTCTGCTCGATGGTGTTGATGCGGACGATGACCTTGCCGAGACGCTCCTCATCGGAGCCCACGGCGGCGGCCAGGTCGGCCAGCGAGGGCTCGTGGCCCAGCGTGAGGCGGAGCCGCTCGCGCGCCGCTTCGAGTTCGCGGCGCACGCGGCGCACGCCGCGCGGCCAGGCGTCCTTGCGGAGGGCGTCGATCATGGCGCCCCGCACCCGACGCTCGGCAAACGTCTCGAACTTGATGCCGCGCGATTCCTCGAATCGCTTCGCGGCGTCGATGAGGCCGATGACGCCGTCCTGCACCAGGTCACCCAAGTCGATAGAGTGCGGCATCGTGGCGGCGACGCGACGTGCGAGCGCCTCGACGAAGGGAAGGCCTGCTTCTACTCGGGGGTTGATCTGCTCGACTGTCTGCTCGGCGCTCATCGGAATCGGGCTCCAGTTTGTCGACCGGGGGGTTGGTGACGCCGCGAGCCCTTGCATCGGCAATGCCAGAATCGCCCAGTCCTTCCGGTGGAGGCGCGATCGCTGCGAAATTTGTGGCTAAGTGGTTGATAGTTAATGGCTTACGGATTCGTCGTGAATCAGTGTAAAGACACAGGAACACGTGGGAAGTCTCGTCGAGCCTGTCAGAGTGCTGACGCTGCCACAGCGCGCAGGCCAAGCCCATGACGGCTTGGCGAGCGCCAAATTTGGTCGAGGATGGACGAGGATTGGCGGGGCCGGCTAGATGCCGGACTGCTCGCGAAGGCTGCGGGTTGCAGCCATGGCTTCGAGAGCAGCGTGGACGACGTGCGCGGCGCGGGCGCGCTGGGTGGGGTCCACGAGCTTGAGCTCCATCAGTTCGGCGTTGGCGAGGATGACGCCGAGCTGATTGCCAAGCTGATGAAACAGGCCACGCAGGACGTCTGGAGGCGCCTGTGGGCCTGTTTCCGGTGAGATGGTCGACGACTTCACGGGCACGCTCGCGGTCGAACCAGAAACCGCGGCAAAGCTACGCCGCGGGGCTGGAACCGGCGCGGGCGCTGCCATCGGGCTGACGCCACAGCGTATCCACGAAGATCCGGATGCTGCCGCCGGCCGTCCGGACGTATTCGACTTTGCCTGCAGCGATCCAGTTGTAGATCGTCCGCCGGCTGACTCCCACGAGCTCGCACGCCTTCATGATGCTGATGGTCTGACGTTCCACGGGTAGTTCTCCTTCACAGGCTGGTATCGGATGCTGAGTGGTGGGGATTAGGGCAGGGTTGTGCCACTCCGGTCAGATTTCGAGGTTGACCGCACGCCGACGACGCTGTCAGGATATTGACGCTCACCGCCCCCGTCACGCAAGTGGCCGAATCTACCCATCTTCTCCTCGTCGACGACGAAGACGGTCTGCGCACCGTCACGGCCGAACGGCTGGCCGACGCTGGCTACACCGTAACGGAGGCGTCGTCGGGAGAGCAAGCCCTCGAGAAGCTCGAGCGTTTCGCCTTCGACGTCGTCATTTCCGACCTGCGGCTGCCTGGCATCGACGGCCGGGAGGTGCTCGCCGAGGCCCTCCAGCGGTATCCCGGGATCGTGGCCATCGTCGTGACGGGCTACGGGACGGTGAAGGACGCCGTGGACGCCATCAAGCGTGGGGCGGCCGACTTCATCAGCAAGCCGTTCCTCTTCGAAGAGCTGCTGCACGTGTTGGATTCTGCGCTCGAACAGCGCCGGCTGCGCTCCGAAAACGCGTACCTCCGCAAGCAGCTCGAGCAACGCGACGGACTGCCGGGGGTCATCGGGCAGAGCCGCGTCATGCGGTCGCTCTGCGAGATGATCGAGGCGGTCGCGCCCAGCGGGTCCACGGTTCTCATCTCCGGCGAAACCGGCACCGGCAAGGAAGTGGTGGCCAGGGCGATTCACCAGACGAGCCCCAGGCGGCATCACCGGTTCGTCGCCCTGAACTGCAGCGCCATTCCCGAGAGCCTCCTCGAAGCGGAGCTCTTCGGCCACGCCCGTGGGGCCTTCACGGGCGCGGTGGCGACCCGTCAGGGAAGGCTCGAACAGGCCGATCACGGCACGCTCTTCCTCGACGAGGTAGGGACGATGTCCATCGGCCTGCAGCAGAAGCTGCTGCGGGTATTGCAGGAACGTGAATTCGAGCGGGTCGGCGAGAGCCGGACGATCCGGGTGGACGTGCGCGTCCTGGCGGCGACCAATTCCGACCTGGCCAAGATGGTGGCTGACGGGACGTTCCGGGAAGATCTGTTCTACCGGCTGAACGTCATTCCTCTGCAACTGCCTCCCCTTCGCGACCGCGCCGACGACGTGCCGCTGCTCGTGCAGCACTTCGTCCGCAAGGTCCTGGCGCGTGACACGGAGGGCGAGGTTCCGGACGTGCTGGTCTCGCAGGACGCGATGCGACGCCTGATGGCCTACTCGTGGCCCGGCAACGTCCGTCAGCTCGAGAATGCCGTCGAGCGCGCGCTCATCCTGCGCGGCTCGCGCCCGAATCTCGACGTCCCAGATCTCCCCCCGGAAATTCAGGCCGTCCCCGTCGAAACGGCGCCCGTCGTGGAACTGCCCGACGCTGGCATCGACCTACCCACGGTCCTCGCACGGATCGAGCGCGACCTCATTTCCCGTGCGCTGACGCGCACCCGCGGGAACCGGGCGGACGCGGCGCGCATCCTCGGCCTGAAGCGGACGACGCTCGTCGAGAAGCTGAAGCGCCTCCCGGATCCGGTTGCGCCGTGACCCCGCCGCGCGAGTTGTCGCCCTGGACCGGCGGGCACAGCGAGTAGGATCGATCAGATGCCACCCCGCTACGCGTATTGGACCATCCTGGTGGATGGAGGGCCGACGGCGTTCCGCGCCGCGGAGCCCGATGAACTGCTGCCGACCTTGAAGCGACTCCAGGTGAAGCACCCGGGCGCCCAAATGCGGTGGTTCCAGAGGGGTCGGCTCTGGGAATCGCGCGAGGAAGCGCGCGAGACGCTTGCGGCAGGCTACACGGTGGCTCCGGATGGCTCGCTGGTGCCGCCGGCGGAGGATGCGACCCGACGAACCAAGAGCTGGCGCCCTGGCGGCGAGCATCGCGATCCCCGCGAGAAGTTCCAGCTCGCCAAGAAAGCCAAATGGGATCGCTTCAAGAAGATGGTCCGATCGCGCCCCGGTCACCGGCGATCGGACGGCGATCCCGAGACCTTCGCGCCATTCGAGAACGACGCCCTGCCGCCGGGCATCGTCGGCCCGGAGGCCGGCGACCAGGAACCGGAGTCGTTCGAGCAAGCGGATTCCGACGTCGTCGATCGTCCTCGGGACGACGCGCCGGACGTGCCCGCGGACGACAAGGCGTCGCCGGAGACGGCCCGGAGGGATCGCGGCAGTTCGCGGGGTGCCAAGCCGGCGTGGCGCGACCGCGGCCCCAAGTCCTTCGACCGCGGTGGCGACCGGCCTCGCGGCCCCAAGCCCGAATGGCGCGACCGCGGCCCCAAGTCCTTCGACCGCGGTGGTGACCGGCCTCGCGGCCCCAAGCCCGAGTGGCGCGACCGCGGCCCCAAGTCCTTCGACCGCGGTAGCGACCGGCCTCGCGGCCCCAAGCCCGAGTGGCGCGACCGCGGCCCCAAGTCCTTCGATCGCGGTGGCAACCGGCCTCGCGGCCCCAAGCCCGAACAGCGCGATCGGCCGAAGCCCTCGGGCGACGGCGGAAGTCGACCCCGCGGACCGAAGAGTGGCGGGGGGTTCGCTCGCCGGCCTGCCGGAGGCCGAGGCCGACCGGGTCCGCCCCGGGGGAAGAAGGGCTGAGCGTCGACGGCGCCGGTGCTACCGGCGTCCGAGCATCCGCTTGATCGACCTGACGACGCCCCCGCGCCGTTCCCGATCCATCTCCACGAGTTCGTCGAGGGCCTCGCCGATCGACCGTCGCACGACGACACCGTGACGCCCGACTCCCGGGCCGAGCCCGTCGAGCGGACCGGGCCAGACGAGGATCGCCTTCGCAGGCGATTCCGCCGCCACGTCGAGACAGTTCTCCGGACGGTCGTCCACGACGGCGTCCAAGTCGAGCGCCGTCGCGACCCTGCCGCGCGATCCCCGCACGACGTACACGCTCGGGTGCCGGAAGCCCTTGGACGCCAGCCACTCCTGACTTTGCACCTGGGTGGTGCGGCCGGCGGACGCCGGTCTGGTCGTGATGAAGAGGACGTCCCATCGACGATCCTCGGCCAGGTCCGCGATGCGCTTCACGATGCCCGCGTCCGTCTCTTCGAGGGTCGTCCAGAAGTCGCGCGTCTTGAGGACGTGGTTCCAGAGCCTGTCGAGATCGGACGGCGTCAGATCGAGATCCGTCAGGGTCGGGCGCTCGGACTGCGCGTCGGCCGCGCCGCCGTTCTCGACGTCGGCCTCGCGCTTCTGGAGCTTCTGGAACTTCTTCGTCGCGATCCGATGCATCGCACGCGACAGGTCGGCGATGGTGCCGTCCAGGTCGATGGCGACGCGCAGGCCCATCGCGGAGGCTAGCGGCCCGCCGCGGCGCCCGCGGGCTCGTCGACCTCGGCCTCACGGGAGCCGAAGGTCTCGGGGGCGCTGAAGAAGCGCGACACGAGCTCGCGCACGGCGTCCACCGTCGGGGCCGCGTTCACGGCGATCCGGAGGTGCGATCCGCCCTCGAGTCCTTTCGTGTACCACGTGCACAAAGCCCGAACCTTGTTGACCACCCATCGGCCGCGTCCGCCGGCTCGCGAGTCGGGCGCGGCGTCGGTCTCGCCGGGGGCCACGTGACGGAATCCCGTGGCCTCCGCTGAACGGTCGGCCAGGAGGAGATCGATGTACTCCAGCAGGAAGCGCGCGCGATCCTCGGCGGCCACGGTCCGCGGCGGCCGGCCAGCGAGCATGTCCGCCGCCTGGGCGAGGATCCACGGATTGCGAAGGACGCCACGACCCACGAACACCCCGCTCACTCCCTGTCGAAGGCGATCGACGATCTGACCGGGCTCGACGCAGTCGCCCGATCCGAAGACGGGGACCGAGACGCGGCGGGCGACATCTGCCACGAAATCCCAGTCGGCCTGACCCGAGTAGCTCTGGCGGGCGGTGCGTCCGTGCACGGTGATGGCGGCGGCGCCGGCCTGCTCGACGCGTTCGGCCACGTCGCCGGCGTTGAGCTGGCCTTCGTCCCAGCCCTTGCGCATCTTGACGGTGACCGGAATACGCACCGCCCTGGTCATCGCGGCCACGATGGCCGCGGCCTGACCGGGATCCTTCATCAGGCTGCACCCCGCCTGGTGCCGCGCGACTTTCGGCACCGGGCACCCCATGTTGACGTCCACGACGTCCGCGCCCATGGCCTCCACGACTCTGGCGGCCTCGGCCATTCGATCCGGATCGCCGCCGAAGATCTGGATCGAGACCGGACGCTCCTCCTCCGTGTACTCCGCATACTCGAGGGTGCGGTCCATCCCCCGGACCAGGCCTTCGCTGCTGACCATCTCGCTGACGACGAGGCCACATCCGCCGTGGCGCTTGACGAGGCGTCGAAACGCCGTGTCCGTCATGCCGGCCATGGGCGAGACGACGAGCGGCGAGCTGAGCTCGATGGAGCCGATCTTCATCATCGTCACGTTCGTCGCTGGCGCAGGCCACCGCAGGGGCCTCGAGGCCGCCGGGAGCGGGGCACGTGGATCGCCGGCAGGTGCGCGCCTAGAACCCCGGCTTCGACTCGGCAGCCGGCGTGTCGCCCTGCGCCTTGAGGCCGGCCTCGTAGGCCTTCTTCACCTCGTCGTTCTTCCACTCGATAATCGCCTGGTCGCGGAGTCGCGCCACGTACTTCTGGAACTCGCCACGCCGCTTGCTCTCGAACACCTTCTCCGACACGGCGTCCCTGGCTTCGTCGAGCGTCTTGGTCGTGCCGTCGGTGCGGGCGTCGACCTTGAGGATCTGATAGCCGCGCGTCGTGCGTAGCACCCGCGTGATCTGGCCCGGCTTGAGGGGCTCGAGCTCCTTCTGCAGTTCCGGTGAGATGTCGGCCCACTGGATCTCGCCAAGCAGACCCCCGTTGGCCTTGGACGGCGCGTCAGAGACGTCGGCGGCCAGGCGCGGGAACGGCTCGCCGGCGGTCAGCCGCCTGTGGACGTCCTGGGCCTGGGCCCGCTTCTCCTCGTCCACGGCGACGTTTACGGCGCCATCGGTCGTAGGGACGGCAATGAGGATCTCGCGAAGCGTGACCTGCGGCGTCGTTGCGAATTCGGCGAGGTGGGAATCGTAGTACGCCTTGACCTCGTCGTCGGTGACGCTGACCTTTCCGAGCACTTCGGCTTGCTGCACGCGCGAGACGAGCATCTGCTTCTCGAGCTGGTGGCGCAGGTCGAGCATCGTCATGCCTTCCTGCTGCAGCGCCTGGTTGAACTGCTCGTCGGTCTCGATCTTGTTCTCCTTGCGGATGTTCTCGATGATGTTCCGGAACTGGTCGTCACCCATCGTGTAGCCCAGTTCCTTGCCCCGCTGCGTCAGGAGCATCTCGTCCACGGCGTCCACGATCACCTGTGGCGTCACATCGGAGAGGAGCTTCGCCAGGGCCTCGTCGTCGCCGCGAAGCGACTGCACCTCGGGCCGCTGGCGGATGGCCGCGATCTGCCGCTGCTCGAGGTCGCTCTTCGTGATGATCTCGCCGTTCACCTTGACGAGAATCTGCTCGATGATGTCGGCTGCCCCAAGGGTCGTACTGGACCCGGCTGCGAAACCGAGGACGAGTGCAAGACTGAGCAACTGCTTCATGGCTGTGTTCCTAGCTTACTCCCGGTACGCGGCCACCTGGCCCGTGCGCCGGCCGTTTCGAGCGGAGGCTCCACCGCGGCCCTAGTGGTCGGCCAGGGCGCCGAGCACACCGAGGACCTTGTCCAGCAGCCCCCGTTCGACACGTGGGTCCGACGGCCCCGCGCGCTGGATCTCGGCCTTCGAGAAGCCGGCCTTGACCTCACCCGCCGTCGCCCGTGCCGTCCACCATGCGCGGGAGGCCCCGGGCCCGGTGCTGCTGCCACCGCTCCTGAGGTCCAGCTTGAGGCTGCCCGGCGGCACGAGCTGCAGCTCCGGCGTCGCCTTCACGAGGTTCAGCAGGCGAGGCAGGTCCACCTTCGTCTTCTCCCTGAACTTGTAGACGACGGTGGCGCCGTCCCGGTCGATCGTCTCGAGCCCGAGGCGATCCGCCGCGGCGCGGATCCGCCCGTAGTCGGCCAGGTTCAGGACGGCCGCCGGGGGCGCGCCGTAGCGGTCGCTGAGCTCGTCGAGGAGGGCCCGGACGTCGTCGTCGGAGCGCGCCGAGGCCATCCGGCGGTAGACCGAGAGCCGCTGGTTCATGTCGGGGACGTAGGCGTCCGGGATCCTGAAGTCCACGCCCAGATTGACCACCGCCCTGACGTCGTCGTCGAGATCCTCGCCCTTCAGCTCCTTGATGGTCTCCTCGAGGAGCTTCATGTACATCTCGAACCCGACCGCGTCGATCTGCCCGCTCTGCTCACCGCCGAGCAGGTTCCCGGCGCCCCGGATCTCCAGGTCGAGCGCCGCGATCCGGAAACCGCTTCCGAGGTCGCTGAACTCCTTGATGGCGGCCAGGCGCTTCTTCGCCACCGCCGACAGGGTCTCCTCCGGCGGGATGAGCAGGTACGCGTAGGCGGGGCGGTCGCTGCGCCCGACGCGCCCCCGCAGCTGATACAGCTGCGACAGCCCGTACCGGTCCGCACGGTTGATCACGATGGTGTTCGCGTTGGGGATGTCGAGCCCGTTCTCGACGATCGTCGTGGACAGGAGCACGTCGAACCGGTGCGCGACGAAGTCGAGCATCGTCTTCTCGAGCGAGTCTTCGCTCATCTGGCCGTGGCCCACCGCGAGTCGTGCCTCAGGGACCAGGCGCTGCAGCAGATTGGCCATGGAGTGGATCGATTCGATCCGGTTGTGGACGAAGTACACCTGGCCGCCCCGTGCCAGCTCCGTCCTGAGGGCGCGGGTGACGACGGTCTGGTCGAACTTGGCGACATGGGTCTGGATCGACAGTCGATCCTTCGGGGGCGTCTCGATGACCGACATGTCGCGGATGCCGACCAGCGACATGTTCAACGTTCTGGGAATGGGCGTCGCCGTGAGGGTGAGCACGTCGACTTTCCGGCGCATCTGCTTGATCCGCTCCTTGTGCGCGACGCCAAAGCGCTGTTCCTCGTCCACGATCAGCAGGCCGAGGTCACGGAAGCGTACGTCCTTCGAGAGCAGGCGGTGAGTGCCCACGATGATGTCGAGGTGGCCGCCGGCGAGCTGGTCCAGGGCCGCCGTCTGCTCCGCCTTGGTGCGGAACCGCGACACCATGTCCACGCGGACGGGGAACGAGGCGAACCGCGTCTTCAACGTCTCGAGGTGCTGGAACGCGAGGACCGTGGTCGGCGCGAGGATCGCCACCTGCTTGCCATCCATCACGGCCTTGAAGGCCGCTCGCAGCGCCACCTCGGTCTTGCCATAGCCGACGTCACCGCACAGCAGGCGATCCATCGGCGTCGCGGACTCCATGTCGCGCTTGATGTCGGCGACGGCCGTGGCCTGATCGGGCGTGAGCTCGTACGGGAAGGCGGCTTCGAACTCTTCCTGCCAGTGCGTGTCGGCCGAGAAGCCGTGGCCGGGGACGGCCTTGCGGGCGGCGTAGAGCTTCAGCAGCTCTTCCGCCATGTCGCGCATCGCCTTCTTGACGCGCGTCTTGGCCTTTTCCCAGGTGGCGCCACCGAGCCTGTCGAGCGCCGGCCGGCTGCCGCCCGTGTACTTCTGGATGAGGTCGAGCCGTTCCACGGGGACGTAGAGCTTGTCGTCGCCGTGGTAGCGGAGCTCGAGGAATTCGTGCGCCGTCTCGCCGACGCCGATCTGCCTGAGTCCGACGAACTCGCCGATGCCGTTGTCCACGTGGACGACGAGGTCGCCCACCTTGAGATCGCGCAGGTCGGACAGGAAGGCCGCGGCCGCGGAGCGCTTGCGCGCCGCCGCACCCTTGTGCCGGTCGTCGTCGAAGAGGTCGGTCTCGGCGTAGATCGTGACGCCGCCGCGCGCGAGCCTGACGCCATGGGAAAGGCCGCCTTGGATGACCAGCACGGCGCCGGCCGAGAGCTCCGTGGTCCGCGTGGCCAGCTCCGCGCGCACGTCGTAGTCGGCCAGCATTTCGACGGTGCGCTCGGCGCGGCCGCTCGTATGCGCCACGAAGAGGATGGCATCGCCGGCGGAGCGCCGCTCGCGCAGCTCTGCGATCCAGTCCGGGATGCGCCCGCGGAAGTGCGCGATGGGCTGCGTCGGCACGTGATGCGAGCCG includes:
- a CDS encoding ATP-binding protein codes for the protein MDSVIDDRAAAFARLFEAVHEGVYIGRLGSSSSSTLAANPHLKLVLGFPPEAIEREVRPFDPARFVDPQARTAFLERLAAAGSVADYLLRLRRADGTPVWIEVTATADPPGPSGEMRVEALVRDVSERKQLENQSRDLYYQLLQTEKMAALGQTISGVAHELNNPLATILSWAERLAQQVSGDDPMRRGLDVILGESERAARIVRNLLTFARKRQSTRAMVDMNEVIRETLSLRAYEQRITNISVIPALAAGLPPVFADGHQVKQVLLNLLMNAEQAMLGANGRGTIVIRTWHDSAKQVVVLEVNDDGPGVPEDVQGKIFDPFFTTKEVGKGTGLGLTVAYAIVQEHGGRITLKSRSGAGASFFVEFPVTPAKAAVARRHAAPPTERDVFRGARVLVVEDEAALASAVNDAFVEAGFVVDRAGDGEEGLACVADRHYDLIVCDLKMPRVDGIRFYRAMTAATPALARRVIFVTGDVAGTEAERFLEESGCRWLSKPFRLADLLRAAREALA
- the mfd gene encoding transcription-repair coupling factor, with protein sequence MSSSLAVRSILKSLVAREGLATDGRAVHGLTAQAKALVAAALAHDRPANPVVLVVPTDAEIDTTVEDVRFFLGALDAASEATTAGTVLPFPSLQVDPYRALAPHMRVSSARARALLALATSRARVVVASGAALLPRLPDPAALVARSLGVRTGAEVDPQSLASLLVDAGYVRQDPVDQHGEFCLRGGILDVYPPNELWPVRMEFLGDLVESIRRFDPDTQRSVETLDQFLVVPVRESTDPSDLPVPAERAATVFDYVAARGGTRLLQSEPDEVAAAIRRLFEHVEASHREAATRSDASRDLPTPADLFVAPAEVEARLAKAAPLSALDVDADPGSHHVPTQPIAHFRGRIPDWIAELRERRSAGDAILFVAHTSGRAERTVEMLADYDVRAELATRTTELSAGAVLVIQGGLSHGVRLARGGVTIYAETDLFDDDRHKGAAARKRSAAAAFLSDLRDLKVGDLVVHVDNGIGEFVGLRQIGVGETAHEFLELRYHGDDKLYVPVERLDLIQKYTGGSRPALDRLGGATWEKAKTRVKKAMRDMAEELLKLYAARKAVPGHGFSADTHWQEEFEAAFPYELTPDQATAVADIKRDMESATPMDRLLCGDVGYGKTEVALRAAFKAVMDGKQVAILAPTTVLAFQHLETLKTRFASFPVRVDMVSRFRTKAEQTAALDQLAGGHLDIIVGTHRLLSKDVRFRDLGLLIVDEEQRFGVAHKERIKQMRRKVDVLTLTATPIPRTLNMSLVGIRDMSVIETPPKDRLSIQTHVAKFDQTVVTRALRTELARGGQVYFVHNRIESIHSMANLLQRLVPEARLAVGHGQMSEDSLEKTMLDFVAHRFDVLLSTTIVENGLDIPNANTIVINRADRYGLSQLYQLRGRVGRSDRPAYAYLLIPPEETLSAVAKKRLAAIKEFSDLGSGFRIAALDLEIRGAGNLLGGEQSGQIDAVGFEMYMKLLEETIKELKGEDLDDDVRAVVNLGVDFRIPDAYVPDMNQRLSVYRRMASARSDDDVRALLDELSDRYGAPPAAVLNLADYGRIRAAADRLGLETIDRDGATVVYKFREKTKVDLPRLLNLVKATPELQLVPPGSLKLDLRSGGSSTGPGASRAWWTARATAGEVKAGFSKAEIQRAGPSDPRVERGLLDKVLGVLGALADH
- a CDS encoding sigma-54 dependent transcriptional regulator; protein product: MAESTHLLLVDDEDGLRTVTAERLADAGYTVTEASSGEQALEKLERFAFDVVISDLRLPGIDGREVLAEALQRYPGIVAIVVTGYGTVKDAVDAIKRGAADFISKPFLFEELLHVLDSALEQRRLRSENAYLRKQLEQRDGLPGVIGQSRVMRSLCEMIEAVAPSGSTVLISGETGTGKEVVARAIHQTSPRRHHRFVALNCSAIPESLLEAELFGHARGAFTGAVATRQGRLEQADHGTLFLDEVGTMSIGLQQKLLRVLQEREFERVGESRTIRVDVRVLAATNSDLAKMVADGTFREDLFYRLNVIPLQLPPLRDRADDVPLLVQHFVRKVLARDTEGEVPDVLVSQDAMRRLMAYSWPGNVRQLENAVERALILRGSRPNLDVPDLPPEIQAVPVETAPVVELPDAGIDLPTVLARIERDLISRALTRTRGNRADAARILGLKRTTLVEKLKRLPDPVAP
- a CDS encoding peptidyl-prolyl cis-trans isomerase, giving the protein MKQLLSLALVLGFAAGSSTTLGAADIIEQILVKVNGEIITKSDLEQRQIAAIRQRPEVQSLRGDDEALAKLLSDVTPQVIVDAVDEMLLTQRGKELGYTMGDDQFRNIIENIRKENKIETDEQFNQALQQEGMTMLDLRHQLEKQMLVSRVQQAEVLGKVSVTDDEVKAYYDSHLAEFATTPQVTLREILIAVPTTDGAVNVAVDEEKRAQAQDVHRRLTAGEPFPRLAADVSDAPSKANGGLLGEIQWADISPELQKELEPLKPGQITRVLRTTRGYQILKVDARTDGTTKTLDEARDAVSEKVFESKRRGEFQKYVARLRDQAIIEWKNDEVKKAYEAGLKAQGDTPAAESKPGF
- a CDS encoding PCYCGC motif-containing (lipo)protein yields the protein MRTSVRVGALGVGLALIAGTGLVARQTPAARPQAAAAQRQQVPKVTTPPLITTGYAAARPLGLTRAVYDFAAQHPEVLRYVPCYCGCEAEGHSDNESCFVRSRDARGNVTQWDMHGFG
- the dusB gene encoding tRNA dihydrouridine synthase DusB; amino-acid sequence: MKIGSIELSSPLVVSPMAGMTDTAFRRLVKRHGGCGLVVSEMVSSEGLVRGMDRTLEYAEYTEEERPVSIQIFGGDPDRMAEAARVVEAMGADVVDVNMGCPVPKVARHQAGCSLMKDPGQAAAIVAAMTRAVRIPVTVKMRKGWDEGQLNAGDVAERVEQAGAAAITVHGRTARQSYSGQADWDFVADVARRVSVPVFGSGDCVEPGQIVDRLRQGVSGVFVGRGVLRNPWILAQAADMLAGRPPRTVAAEDRARFLLEYIDLLLADRSAEATGFRHVAPGETDAAPDSRAGGRGRWVVNKVRALCTWYTKGLEGGSHLRIAVNAAPTVDAVRELVSRFFSAPETFGSREAEVDEPAGAAAGR
- a CDS encoding excisionase family DNA-binding protein, whose translation is MERQTISIMKACELVGVSRRTIYNWIAAGKVEYVRTAGGSIRIFVDTLWRQPDGSARAGSSPAA